GTTGAGAGGGTACTGTAGGGTTTACATCCCCACTCGGTGTCTTTGAATCCCTCAACACTTTATAGAATAGTTTTCGGAAAGCACTCTATATTTTACAGGCTATTTCCTTCTGTATAAGTAATGTATCAAGATTGTACTAAAGATGAAAAACTTGAatccttcatccattcattacTGCAACAGTCACTGAGTGCTGACAATAAGTCTGCCTTAGAGCTAAATTCGGTATCatcttcttttattgatttttattgctTAGCTTgtgtataaaacacataaaatccTAGGAAAAGTTATGAAATATGGACAATTCAAATACGATTgggcaatttatttttatcttgcatGTATCATTTGCCATCAGAAATTTACATTGATTCTACACGCAAGTTTTTCTTTAGCTGTAAAATTTAgatagaagaaatgaatgaagttgCTGATTATATTTCACAAATTCACTTTGTTGAAATTCTATATTTTGGTACATCATTTTCAATCCTTCTCTGTTTTTAATGTTCCTGAAACTATTTTAGTTTCAAATGTCCAATTTGTATTGTTTGTTCACATGGTAAGGAAGATGATcctttaaacaaattaaacaattgaagctgatgtatttttaatacatttgcaTTCCTGAGGATATACTCCcaaataaaatagagaacttGTCAAGATCATCCTGGAAGAAGTGCGCTTGACTTTATGGATAAGgcacatgcatttaaaaatgtgcaaattttgaaattacatatattatacttttattgtcctctaaataatataattagcaatgataattttttaaaaaatcaaactaacatttaaatattctatAATCATTGACAATAATGTtgaaaattacttcatttttcccATGACAGAATTATTAAACCATAGATTTGTaaaataagaggggaaaaaaacttgaaTCTATGCATAAGGAATAGTGAATATTACTATTCAATGAATGTCATATAATTTTTGATAAACTTGATATTATTATCCTGctgctatttttaaatacagattcatgatttttttcttttcagatatttacGCCATCTGTTTATAATAAGGGCCAGTATGAACTAGATGGAGAGCCAGAGCAATGTCTCAGAATTCATTCTTCTGGGACTCTCTAGTGACCAGAACGTACAAACATTTTGCTTTGTGCTCTTCTTACTCTGTTATGTTGCCCTGTTGGTAGGAAACCTTCTGATTCTCATCTCCATTCGATGCAGTCCTCTTTTTCACCAACCAATGTACTATTTCCTCAGCCACTTATCCTCCATGGACATCTGCTATACCTCCAGCGTTACGCCCAAGTTAATTGCTGATTTGCTGGTGGGAAGGAAAACCATTTCCTATGGTAACTGCATGTTACAGGTCTTTTGCATGCACTTCTTTGGAATAATTGAAGTCTTAATTCTTACAGTCATGGCCTTTGATCGCTGCGTTGCCATCTGCAGGCCTCTCCACTACATGATCATCATGAACAGGATGAGGTGCAATCTTCTAGCCTCAGCTGCTTGGGCTGGTGGAGCTGTTCACTCCTTTCCTCTATTTTCTATGGTAATCCAGCTGCCCTTCTGTGGTGCTAATGAAATAGACCActatttttgtgatatttttcctTTGCTAAAAATTGCTTGTACTGATACCTCCATCCCTGGTGTCATTATGCTTGTCAGTTCAGGAATGGTGGCCTTAGTGacatttgcagttttattttgttcttatgtCATTATATTATTCACTTTAAGAAATCACTCAGCTGAAGGAAGGCGCAAAGCCCTCTCTACCTGTGGGTCTCATGTCActgtgatcattttattttttgctcctTCAATATTTGCCTACCTTAGGCCTCCCACCACTTTCCCTGAGGATAAAGTACTCGCACTGTTTTACACCATCATTGCACCTATGTTCAATCCCTTAATCTACACACTGaggaattcagaaatgaaaaatgccatgagaAAAGTCTGGTTTCAAACatctttataaaaaagaaaggatgggGGCAGCTAAATGTGGAATCAAAGAGCTAGACTGTATCTCACAGATTAATTGTTCCCTTGTTATCATTCCATAAATGACAGACATAAGGACTTAGTAACTATGAATGAAATACTTATTGAACCATACATAGAATAAGCTTGACA
This Camelus ferus isolate YT-003-E chromosome 10, BCGSAC_Cfer_1.0, whole genome shotgun sequence DNA region includes the following protein-coding sequences:
- the LOC102508341 gene encoding olfactory receptor 4P4-like is translated as MESQSNVSEFILLGLSSDQNVQTFCFVLFLLCYVALLVGNLLILISIRCSPLFHQPMYYFLSHLSSMDICYTSSVTPKLIADLLVGRKTISYGNCMLQVFCMHFFGIIEVLILTVMAFDRCVAICRPLHYMIIMNRMRCNLLASAAWAGGAVHSFPLFSMGIYHLRC